A region from the Variovorax paradoxus genome encodes:
- a CDS encoding ABC transporter permease, which yields MSAVMTAEAPPHSSARRKARPGRGAFWLIAPALVLIGVFLVLPYLNIIAMSLRPTAVGAPYGAGFTLGNYAHALGDGYILGVLADTLLLGATTVPICLLLGYPVAYHLARTRSRWGSLLYVLVLSPLLVGVVVRSFGWLILLSGNGVINRVLIDLGLVETGLQLMNNRLGVTVALVHVFLPFMILPLVGVIQSIDPTLEQAARSLGASRLKVFWRLVLPMSWPGIQAGTILVFVLTLSAYVTPVMLGGAQVKTMSVLVVQNLIDNFQWPAGAAQALVLSACGMVAVWVYARLTGRFMKGLQ from the coding sequence CCGCACAGCAGCGCCCGGCGCAAGGCGCGCCCGGGACGCGGCGCGTTCTGGCTGATCGCACCCGCGCTGGTGCTGATCGGCGTGTTCCTGGTGCTGCCCTACCTGAACATCATCGCCATGAGCCTGCGGCCCACGGCCGTGGGGGCACCCTATGGCGCGGGCTTCACGCTCGGCAACTACGCCCATGCGCTCGGCGACGGCTACATCCTGGGCGTGCTGGCCGACACGCTCCTGCTCGGCGCGACGACCGTGCCCATCTGCCTGCTGCTGGGCTACCCCGTGGCCTACCACCTGGCGCGCACGCGTTCGCGCTGGGGCAGCCTGCTGTATGTGCTGGTGCTGTCGCCGCTCCTGGTGGGCGTGGTGGTGCGCAGCTTCGGCTGGCTGATCCTGCTGTCGGGCAACGGCGTGATCAACCGCGTGCTGATCGATCTGGGTCTGGTCGAGACCGGGCTGCAGCTCATGAACAACCGCCTGGGCGTGACGGTCGCGCTGGTGCATGTGTTCCTGCCGTTCATGATCCTGCCGCTGGTGGGCGTGATCCAGAGCATCGACCCGACGCTGGAGCAGGCCGCGCGCTCGCTCGGCGCCTCCCGGCTCAAGGTGTTCTGGCGGCTCGTTCTTCCGATGTCGTGGCCCGGCATCCAGGCCGGCACCATCCTCGTGTTCGTGCTCACGCTGAGCGCCTACGTGACGCCGGTGATGCTGGGCGGGGCGCAGGTCAAGACGATGTCGGTGCTCGTGGTGCAGAACCTGATCGACAACTTCCAATGGCCCGCCGGGGCGGCGCAGGCGCTGGTGCTCTCGGCCTGCGGCATGGTGGCGGTGTGGGTCTATGCGCGCCTCACGGGGCGCTTCATGAAGGGCCTGCAATGA
- a CDS encoding ABC transporter permease, which translates to MRTKRKPLASRVADAIGLAYVGAVYVFLLLPIAVIVLMSLNAGEFLTFPPQGISLRWFGALFANEAFMRAIGTSLQVAAIATVCSTVIGVAGALYVVRHATRLREGLRMLLMLPLMLPEILTAIALLFFLYASGVGTRTMFGLLVGHVLVTLPYVFTNVASSLYNQDGSLEQAARSLGASPWRAFVRVTLPLIKPGIITGALFAFVISFDLFNMSLLLKGIGMTTLPLQLFDYLRWDFDPTAAAVSTVSIVVTLVAVVWVDRTVGLRSLRFG; encoded by the coding sequence ATGAGAACGAAGCGCAAGCCCCTGGCCTCGCGCGTGGCCGATGCCATCGGCCTGGCGTACGTCGGCGCGGTCTACGTGTTCCTGCTGCTGCCGATCGCGGTGATCGTGCTGATGTCGCTCAACGCAGGCGAGTTCCTGACCTTTCCGCCGCAGGGTATCTCGCTGCGCTGGTTCGGCGCGCTGTTCGCCAACGAGGCCTTCATGCGCGCCATCGGCACCTCGCTGCAGGTGGCGGCGATCGCGACCGTGTGCTCAACCGTGATCGGCGTGGCCGGCGCGCTCTACGTGGTGCGCCATGCCACGCGGCTGCGCGAGGGCCTGCGCATGCTGTTGATGCTGCCGCTCATGCTGCCCGAGATTCTCACGGCGATCGCGCTGCTGTTCTTCCTGTACGCGAGCGGCGTCGGCACGCGCACGATGTTCGGGCTGCTGGTGGGCCATGTGCTGGTCACCCTGCCCTATGTGTTCACCAACGTCGCGTCGTCGCTCTACAACCAGGACGGCTCGCTGGAGCAGGCCGCGCGCAGCCTCGGCGCTTCGCCGTGGCGGGCCTTCGTGCGCGTGACGCTGCCGCTGATCAAGCCGGGCATCATCACGGGCGCGCTGTTCGCATTCGTGATCTCGTTCGACCTGTTCAACATGTCCCTGCTGCTCAAGGGCATCGGCATGACGACGCTGCCGCTGCAGCTGTTCGACTACCTGCGCTGGGACTTCGATCCGACGGCTGCGGCCGTGTCGACGGTGAGCATCGTGGTCACGCTGGTGGCCGTCGTCTGGGTCGATCGCACCGTGGGGCTGCGCTCGCTGCGTTTCGGCTAG
- a CDS encoding LemA family protein, with amino-acid sequence MKRWLLILAAALSLSGCGYNQFQSLDEASKSAWSEVLNQYQRRSDLVPNIVATVKGEASFEQDTLTKVIEARAKATSIQVSPETLNNPETFNKFQQAQGELSSALSRLMVTVERYPELKANQAFRDLRVTLEGTENRITVARNRYIQTVQEYNVLARSFPTNITAKIFSYQPKPNFSVQNEAQISTPPTVDFSTPKK; translated from the coding sequence ATGAAACGCTGGCTCCTGATTCTTGCTGCGGCCCTGTCCCTGAGCGGCTGCGGCTACAACCAGTTCCAGTCGCTCGACGAGGCCAGCAAGTCGGCCTGGAGCGAGGTGCTCAACCAGTATCAGCGCCGCTCCGACCTGGTGCCCAACATCGTGGCCACCGTGAAGGGCGAAGCCAGCTTCGAGCAGGACACGCTCACCAAGGTGATCGAGGCGCGCGCCAAGGCCACCTCGATCCAGGTCTCGCCCGAGACGCTCAACAACCCCGAGACCTTCAACAAGTTCCAGCAGGCGCAGGGCGAGCTGTCGAGTGCGCTGTCTCGGCTGATGGTGACGGTCGAGCGCTATCCGGAGCTGAAGGCCAACCAGGCCTTCCGCGATCTGCGCGTGACGCTCGAAGGCACCGAGAACCGCATCACCGTGGCGCGCAACCGCTACATCCAGACGGTGCAGGAATACAACGTGCTGGCGCGCAGCTTCCCGACCAACATCACGGCCAAGATCTTCAGCTACCAGCCCAAGCCCAACTTCTCGGTGCAGAACGAAGCGCAGATCTCGACGCCGCCGACGGTCGACTTCAGTACGCCTAAAAAGTAA
- a CDS encoding TPM domain-containing protein, protein MALALIRRALAALLLAAAWAGVAAPAWAQGLLPVPALTARVIDQTQTLAESERADLEAKLAAFEQRKGSQMVVLMVPTTQPEDVASYANRVGNAWKIGRKEVGDGILVIVAKNDRKMRIEVAKALEGAVPDLAAIRIIDEEMKPRFRNNDFAGGLNAAVARLIGLVDGEALPAPSSGSDKDSSEGIDWENLAIFLFVGVFIAAPIVRSIVGKKLGSVVMGGGIGVIAFLITTSIVIAVLAGMAALMVSLFSAVAASSPGRRGGGGGGFGGWGGGGGGGWSSGSSGGGGGFSSGGGGDFGGGGASGDW, encoded by the coding sequence ATGGCCCTCGCCCTGATCCGCCGCGCGCTGGCCGCCTTGCTGCTGGCGGCGGCGTGGGCCGGCGTTGCGGCACCGGCATGGGCGCAGGGCCTGCTGCCGGTTCCCGCGCTCACGGCGCGGGTGATCGACCAGACGCAGACGCTGGCCGAATCCGAGCGCGCCGATCTCGAAGCCAAGCTGGCCGCATTCGAGCAGCGCAAGGGCTCGCAGATGGTGGTGCTGATGGTGCCCACCACGCAGCCCGAAGACGTTGCGAGCTACGCCAACCGCGTCGGCAATGCCTGGAAGATCGGGCGCAAGGAGGTCGGCGACGGCATCCTGGTGATCGTGGCCAAGAACGATCGCAAGATGCGCATCGAGGTGGCCAAGGCGCTCGAGGGCGCGGTGCCCGACCTCGCGGCCATCCGCATCATCGACGAGGAGATGAAGCCGCGCTTTCGCAACAACGACTTCGCGGGCGGGCTGAACGCGGCCGTGGCCCGGCTCATCGGGCTGGTCGACGGCGAGGCGCTACCCGCGCCTTCCAGCGGCAGCGACAAGGATTCCAGCGAAGGCATCGACTGGGAGAATCTCGCGATCTTCCTGTTCGTCGGCGTCTTCATTGCGGCGCCCATCGTGCGCTCCATCGTCGGCAAGAAGCTGGGCTCGGTGGTCATGGGCGGCGGCATCGGCGTGATTGCCTTCCTCATCACGACCAGCATCGTCATCGCGGTGCTGGCAGGCATGGCGGCGCTCATGGTGTCGCTGTTCTCGGCCGTGGCCGCATCGAGCCCGGGACGCCGCGGCGGCGGTGGTGGCGGATTCGGCGGCTGGGGCGGTGGTGGAGGCGGCGGCTGGAGCAGTGGCAGCAGCGGTGGCGGCGGTGGCTTCAGCTCCGGCGGCGGCGGCGATTTCGGGGGCGGCGGCGCCTCGGGGGACTGGTAG
- a CDS encoding TPM domain-containing protein translates to MASATLFSKLARIWRHQWMDEADVRRVLPDAAMERLAARVAASERRHSGEIRICVEAGLPWSYLRRNASARERAVTLFGKLRVWDTAHNNGVLIYLLLAEHAIEIVADRGIDARVDDAEWVAMAQRMGAAFREGRFEDGLTQALEEMSALLVAHFPLAENEPDTNELPDEPVVL, encoded by the coding sequence ATGGCATCGGCAACGCTTTTCTCGAAGCTGGCCCGCATCTGGCGCCACCAGTGGATGGACGAGGCCGATGTGCGGCGCGTGCTGCCCGATGCCGCCATGGAACGCCTCGCGGCGCGCGTGGCCGCGAGCGAGCGCCGGCACAGCGGCGAGATCCGAATCTGCGTGGAGGCGGGCCTGCCATGGTCTTACCTGCGGCGCAACGCTTCGGCGCGCGAGCGCGCCGTCACGCTGTTCGGCAAGCTGCGCGTGTGGGACACCGCGCACAACAACGGCGTGCTCATCTACTTGCTGCTGGCCGAGCATGCGATAGAGATCGTGGCCGACCGCGGCATCGATGCGCGCGTCGACGATGCCGAATGGGTCGCGATGGCGCAGCGCATGGGCGCGGCGTTCCGCGAAGGCCGCTTCGAGGATGGGCTCACGCAGGCGCTGGAAGAAATGTCGGCCTTGCTGGTGGCGCACTTTCCGCTGGCCGAGAACGAACCCGACACGAACGAGCTGCCGGACGAACCCGTGGTTCTTTGA
- the pdeM gene encoding ligase-associated DNA damage response endonuclease PdeM translates to MTASNLPSASALPVQWAGELLHLLPEHAIWWPDGRVLFIADLHIGKAATYRALGQPVPGGTTQQNLARLDALVAAHAPQRIVFLGDFLHAAQARTPQVLAALAAWRAAHASIGMTLVRGNHDSRAGDPPAALGIEVVDEPYLLGPFACCHHPQAHATHFVLAGHLHPVCRLHGPGRDSVRLPCFASDAQQAVLPAFGEFTGGWLMERAPGRRFFAVGGETVWALPPSD, encoded by the coding sequence GTGACCGCTTCGAATCTTCCTTCCGCATCGGCGCTCCCGGTCCAATGGGCCGGCGAACTGTTGCATCTGTTGCCCGAGCACGCCATCTGGTGGCCCGATGGCCGCGTGCTGTTCATTGCCGACCTGCACATCGGCAAGGCCGCGACCTACCGCGCACTCGGGCAGCCGGTGCCGGGCGGCACCACGCAGCAGAACCTGGCGCGGCTCGACGCGCTCGTCGCGGCCCATGCGCCGCAGCGCATCGTGTTCCTTGGCGATTTCCTGCATGCGGCGCAGGCGCGCACGCCCCAGGTGCTGGCGGCGCTTGCGGCCTGGCGCGCCGCGCATGCGTCCATCGGCATGACGCTGGTGCGGGGCAACCACGACAGCCGCGCGGGCGATCCGCCCGCCGCGCTCGGCATCGAGGTGGTCGACGAGCCCTATCTGCTCGGCCCTTTTGCCTGCTGCCACCATCCGCAAGCGCATGCCACGCATTTCGTGCTCGCGGGGCACCTGCATCCGGTGTGCAGGCTGCATGGCCCGGGGCGCGACAGCGTGCGGCTGCCGTGTTTCGCGAGCGATGCGCAGCAGGCCGTGCTGCCGGCTTTCGGCGAGTTCACGGGCGGGTGGCTGATGGAGCGCGCGCCGGGGCGGCGTTTCTTTGCCGTGGGCGGAGAAACCGTGTGGGCGCTGCCGCCGTCGGACTGA
- the trxC gene encoding thioredoxin TrxC, with protein sequence MTEESSLLHIVCPHCHTTNRVRAAQLGSAPDCGNCHRALFTGHSTALPDEKTFDRHIARNEIPVLVDFWAPWCGPCRQMAPGYEQAAAQLEPRVRLAKVDTEAVPALGARFNIRSIPTLALFRGGREVARQAGAMGAADIVRWVKARGAG encoded by the coding sequence ATGACCGAAGAATCGTCCTTGCTGCACATCGTCTGCCCGCACTGCCACACGACCAACCGCGTGCGCGCGGCGCAACTGGGCAGTGCGCCCGACTGCGGCAACTGCCACCGCGCGCTCTTCACCGGCCACTCCACCGCGCTGCCGGACGAAAAGACCTTCGACCGCCACATTGCACGAAATGAAATCCCGGTGCTGGTGGACTTCTGGGCACCCTGGTGCGGCCCGTGCCGCCAGATGGCGCCGGGCTACGAACAGGCCGCGGCCCAGCTCGAACCGCGGGTGCGGCTGGCCAAGGTCGACACGGAAGCCGTGCCGGCGCTCGGCGCGCGCTTCAATATCCGCAGCATCCCGACGCTGGCGCTGTTCCGCGGCGGCCGCGAAGTGGCGCGCCAGGCTGGCGCCATGGGCGCGGCGGACATCGTGCGCTGGGTCAAGGCGCGCGGCGCGGGCTGA